A genome region from Streptomyces antimycoticus includes the following:
- a CDS encoding FAD/NAD(P)-binding protein yields the protein MSANPDQPSRSPATIVIVGAGPRATGLIERLAANAPELHGDGVPLELHLVDPHPPGGGRIWRPDQSPLLWMNSMAEDVTMFTDESVEREGPIRPGPSLAEWAVQVREGAPPGSPALPPELAAEAVALTGQSFATRRLQSAYLRWVYERSVAGLPPGTTVHEHRDRAVRVTGPRDGRQQVWLEGRTAPLTADAVVLALGHLDAEPDAEQRALTAFAAEHGLVHLPPEFSADSELSVLRPGEPVLVRGLGLAFVDLMVLLTEGRGGRYQRGPDGELAYLPSGREPVLYAGSRRGVPYHAKIGYSLSGERPPVPRFFGPAQVDALRSLPGRPDFRRDIWPLIAKELGFAHYHRLFTAHPERTAGEWPAFEEKYAACPPGSPELDALVAAAVPDPADRLDLDALDHPLAGLRFPDHEALQQGLRAHIEADLARRHNPAHSPDLAVFLALLSVYGQLIRLGDIGGWWHGFFSYLASGPPGPRLEQLLALSRAGVVRFLGAETTVTADPLRGVFRASSASVPGHVVEARALVEARLPEPTVDRSRDTLLRSLHRDGAAATPAGLLAVSPTDGRILDRAGRPHPRRFALGPHTDARASGAFARPRTNAPAFRQNDATARALLLCLRDLSCRASLTA from the coding sequence ATGTCCGCGAACCCGGACCAGCCTTCCCGATCACCCGCCACGATCGTCATCGTCGGCGCGGGCCCGCGTGCCACCGGTCTGATCGAGCGCCTCGCCGCCAACGCCCCCGAACTCCACGGCGACGGCGTCCCGTTGGAGCTGCACCTGGTCGATCCGCATCCGCCCGGTGGCGGCCGCATCTGGCGCCCGGACCAGTCCCCGCTGCTGTGGATGAACTCCATGGCCGAGGACGTCACCATGTTCACCGACGAGTCGGTGGAGCGCGAAGGACCCATACGCCCCGGTCCCTCCCTCGCCGAATGGGCCGTCCAGGTCCGCGAGGGAGCGCCGCCCGGCAGCCCCGCCCTGCCGCCCGAACTCGCGGCCGAGGCCGTCGCCCTGACCGGGCAGAGCTTCGCCACCCGACGCCTCCAGAGCGCCTATCTGCGCTGGGTGTACGAGCGGTCGGTGGCCGGCCTGCCGCCCGGGACCACCGTCCATGAGCACCGGGACCGGGCCGTCCGCGTCACCGGGCCGCGCGACGGACGTCAGCAGGTGTGGCTGGAGGGGCGGACCGCCCCGCTCACCGCCGACGCCGTGGTCCTCGCCCTCGGCCACCTCGATGCCGAACCCGACGCCGAGCAGCGGGCGCTCACCGCCTTCGCCGCCGAGCACGGACTCGTCCACCTGCCGCCGGAGTTCTCCGCCGACAGCGAGCTGAGCGTGCTGCGCCCCGGTGAGCCGGTGCTCGTGCGCGGCCTCGGCCTCGCCTTCGTCGATCTGATGGTGCTGCTCACCGAGGGGCGCGGCGGACGCTATCAGCGCGGCCCGGACGGGGAGTTGGCGTACCTGCCTTCGGGCCGCGAGCCCGTGCTGTACGCCGGTTCGCGGCGCGGCGTTCCGTATCACGCCAAGATCGGCTACTCGCTGAGCGGTGAGCGGCCCCCGGTGCCGCGCTTCTTCGGCCCCGCCCAGGTCGACGCGTTGCGCTCGCTTCCCGGACGTCCGGACTTCCGGCGCGACATCTGGCCGCTGATCGCCAAGGAGCTGGGATTCGCCCACTATCACCGGCTGTTCACCGCCCATCCGGAGCGGACGGCCGGGGAGTGGCCCGCGTTCGAGGAGAAGTACGCCGCCTGCCCGCCCGGCAGCCCCGAACTGGACGCCCTGGTCGCCGCGGCCGTCCCCGACCCGGCCGACCGGCTCGATCTCGACGCCCTCGACCACCCCCTGGCCGGGCTGCGGTTCCCCGACCACGAGGCGCTGCAGCAGGGGCTGCGCGCCCATATCGAGGCCGACCTCGCCCGCCGGCACAACCCCGCGCACAGCCCTGACCTGGCCGTCTTCCTCGCCCTGCTCTCCGTCTACGGCCAGCTGATCCGGCTCGGCGACATCGGCGGCTGGTGGCACGGCTTCTTCAGCTACCTCGCCTCCGGCCCGCCCGGCCCACGGCTCGAGCAGTTGCTCGCGCTCTCCCGCGCCGGAGTGGTCCGCTTCCTCGGCGCCGAGACGACCGTGACCGCCGATCCGCTGCGCGGGGTGTTCCGGGCGAGCTCGGCCAGTGTGCCGGGCCATGTCGTCGAGGCCCGTGCGCTGGTCGAGGCCCGGCTGCCGGAGCCGACCGTGGACCGCTCCCGCGACACCCTGCTGCGCTCCCTGCACCGCGACGGCGCCGCCGCCACCCCGGCCGGACTGCTCGCCGTCAGCCCCACCGACGGCCGGATCCTGGACCGGGCCGGCCGCCCGCATCCGCGCCGCTTCGCGCTCGGGCCGCACACCGACGCCCGTGCGTCGGGCGCCTTCGCCCGGCCCCGTACCAACGCCCCCGCGTTCCGGCAGAACGACGCCACCGCGCGGGCCCTGCTGCTGTGTCTGCGCGACCTGTCCTGTCGCGCCTCGCTCACCGCCTGA
- a CDS encoding cell division protein SepF, with amino-acid sequence MGSVRKASAWLGLVDDSDDERYYDDDYAEGSEPGDSWMTDPRARAADETSQDHGTRIATVTPDGFRDARGIGEMFREGVPVIVNLTTMESADAKRVVDFMAGLIFGLRGSIDRVANRVFLLTPADYQIVSGPAGHATGFFNQS; translated from the coding sequence ATGGGATCGGTACGCAAGGCAAGTGCCTGGCTTGGCCTCGTCGACGACAGCGATGACGAGCGCTACTACGACGACGACTACGCCGAGGGGTCCGAGCCCGGCGACTCCTGGATGACCGACCCGCGGGCGCGGGCGGCCGACGAGACCTCGCAGGACCACGGCACCCGGATCGCCACGGTCACCCCGGACGGGTTCCGGGATGCCCGCGGCATCGGCGAGATGTTCCGGGAGGGCGTTCCGGTCATCGTCAACCTCACGACGATGGAGTCGGCCGACGCCAAGCGCGTGGTGGACTTCATGGCCGGGCTGATCTTCGGGCTGCGGGGCTCGATCGACCGGGTGGCCAACCGCGTCTTCCTCCTCACCCCCGCGGACTACCAGATCGTCAGCGGCCCGGCCGGCCACGCCACGGGCTTTTTCAACCAGAGCTAG
- a CDS encoding acyl-CoA dehydrogenase family protein, protein MSAGTLPSFDPRDPLGLDDLLDPEDLAVRDTMRQWAADRVLPHVADWFERGEVPGIRELARELGSLGALGMSLTGYGCAGASPIQYGLACLELEAADSGIRSLMSVQGSLSMYAIHRFGSEEQKQQWLPRMASGEVIGCFGLTEPDHGSDPAGMRTYAKRDGSDWVLTGRKMWITNGSVAGVAVVWARTDEGIRGFIVPTDAPGFSAPDIKHKWSLRASVTSELVLDEVRLPADAVLPEVTGLRGPLSCLGHARYGIIWGSMGAARSAFEAALDYARDREQFGRPIGGFQLTQAKLADMALELHKGILLAHHLGRRMAAGRLRPEQVSFGKLNNVREAIEICRTSRTILGANGVSLEYPVMRHATNLESVLTYEGTVEMHQLVLGKALTGIDAFR, encoded by the coding sequence ATGTCCGCTGGCACCCTGCCGTCGTTCGATCCGCGTGACCCGCTGGGGCTCGACGATCTTCTCGACCCCGAGGACCTCGCGGTCCGCGACACCATGCGGCAGTGGGCCGCCGACCGTGTGCTGCCGCATGTCGCCGACTGGTTCGAGCGCGGCGAGGTGCCCGGCATCCGGGAGCTGGCCCGGGAGCTCGGCTCCCTCGGCGCGCTCGGGATGTCGCTCACCGGCTACGGCTGCGCGGGCGCGAGCCCGATCCAGTACGGCCTGGCCTGTCTGGAGCTGGAGGCCGCCGACTCCGGGATCCGCTCCCTGATGTCGGTGCAGGGCTCCTTGTCCATGTACGCCATCCACCGCTTCGGCTCCGAGGAGCAGAAGCAGCAGTGGCTGCCCCGGATGGCCTCTGGCGAGGTCATCGGCTGCTTCGGGCTGACCGAGCCCGACCACGGCTCCGACCCGGCGGGCATGCGCACCTACGCCAAGCGGGACGGCTCGGACTGGGTGCTCACCGGCCGCAAGATGTGGATCACCAATGGCTCGGTGGCCGGGGTCGCGGTGGTGTGGGCCCGCACCGACGAGGGCATCCGCGGCTTCATCGTCCCCACCGACGCGCCCGGCTTCTCGGCCCCCGACATCAAGCACAAGTGGTCGCTGCGCGCCTCGGTCACCAGCGAGCTGGTCCTGGACGAGGTGCGGCTGCCGGCCGACGCGGTCCTGCCCGAGGTCACCGGGTTGCGGGGGCCGCTGAGCTGTCTGGGCCACGCTCGCTACGGCATCATCTGGGGCTCGATGGGGGCCGCCCGCTCCGCCTTCGAGGCGGCGCTGGACTACGCGCGCGACCGCGAGCAGTTCGGCCGGCCGATCGGGGGCTTCCAGCTCACCCAGGCCAAGCTGGCCGATATGGCGCTGGAACTCCACAAGGGGATCCTGCTCGCCCACCATCTGGGGCGGCGCATGGCGGCGGGACGGCTCCGCCCGGAGCAGGTCAGTTTCGGCAAGCTGAACAATGTGCGCGAGGCGATCGAGATCTGCCGCACGTCCCGGACGATTCTGGGCGCCAACGGGGTCTCGCTGGAGTATCCGGTGATGCGGCACGCCACGAATCTGGAGTCCGTGCTCACCTATGAGGGCACCGTCGAAATGCATCAACTGGTGCTGGGCAAGGCGCTCACCGGAATCGACGCCTTCCGGTGA
- a CDS encoding I78 family peptidase inhibitor, giving the protein MGPVPNHPAEPDDDLDSYVGLDARTAEERARARGWSTVRTLPPGAIITMEYLRGRIDFEVDDGTVKRCWRG; this is encoded by the coding sequence ATGGGACCTGTACCGAACCATCCGGCCGAACCCGACGACGACCTCGACAGCTATGTGGGCCTCGATGCCCGGACCGCCGAGGAGAGGGCGCGCGCACGCGGCTGGAGCACCGTACGGACGCTTCCGCCGGGCGCGATCATCACGATGGAATACCTGCGCGGGCGGATCGACTTCGAGGTGGACGACGGCACCGTGAAGCGCTGCTGGCGCGGCTGA
- a CDS encoding mannosyltransferase family protein — MTDLAQAGTAPLSDDGRPGRAARAALRRAAPALLAYAGTRLLGLVVLAIWGAFADKSPHQLLSARWDSLWYTRIAEEGYGYTVHLPDGAVHSNLAFFPLLPALERVISAIAPLDAADAGLLVSWVTSLFAAWGIFAIGDLLYGRRVGLTLAVLWGVLPVGIVQSMAYSESLFTALAAWGVYAALTRRWLWAGLLAALAGLTRPVGAAVVAALWVAAAVELLPEGRRRQAWRTHRGLLAGVVLAPLGWLGYVAWVAVRTGSVTGYFDVQNGWGNGFDGGLAFAGFIGGLLIKPPFVGGLGLLLGVGALIWLAIRCVRQRQPLPLLAYGGAVLVLALAAKGYFGSKPRLLIPAFPLLLPIAVALARLRPVRTALVLGSAGLASAVYGAFWLHGSGPP, encoded by the coding sequence GTGACTGATCTCGCCCAGGCCGGCACCGCGCCGCTCAGCGACGACGGCCGACCGGGCCGCGCCGCTCGGGCCGCGCTGCGCCGGGCCGCTCCAGCGTTGCTCGCCTACGCGGGGACGCGCCTGCTCGGGCTCGTGGTTCTCGCGATCTGGGGCGCCTTCGCGGACAAGAGCCCGCACCAGCTCCTCTCGGCGCGCTGGGATTCGCTGTGGTACACCCGCATCGCCGAGGAGGGGTACGGCTACACGGTCCATCTGCCCGACGGAGCGGTCCACTCCAACCTGGCGTTCTTCCCCCTGCTCCCCGCGCTGGAGCGAGTGATATCGGCCATAGCCCCGCTGGACGCGGCCGACGCCGGTCTGCTGGTGAGCTGGGTCACGTCCCTGTTCGCCGCCTGGGGGATCTTCGCGATCGGCGATCTGCTGTACGGACGGCGGGTGGGCCTCACGCTGGCCGTGCTGTGGGGCGTGCTGCCGGTCGGGATCGTCCAGTCGATGGCGTACTCGGAGTCGCTCTTCACGGCGCTGGCCGCCTGGGGGGTCTACGCGGCGCTCACCCGGCGGTGGCTGTGGGCGGGGCTGCTCGCGGCGCTGGCGGGGCTGACCCGGCCGGTGGGGGCGGCGGTGGTCGCGGCGCTCTGGGTGGCGGCCGCGGTGGAGCTCCTGCCCGAAGGGCGCCGGCGCCAGGCGTGGCGCACCCATCGGGGCCTGCTCGCCGGCGTCGTGCTGGCACCGCTGGGCTGGCTGGGCTATGTGGCGTGGGTCGCCGTCCGAACCGGCAGCGTCACCGGCTACTTCGACGTCCAGAACGGCTGGGGGAACGGCTTCGACGGCGGCCTGGCCTTCGCGGGCTTCATCGGAGGGCTGCTCATCAAGCCGCCCTTCGTGGGCGGGCTCGGGCTGCTGCTCGGCGTCGGGGCGCTGATCTGGCTCGCGATCCGCTGTGTGCGGCAGCGCCAGCCGCTGCCGCTGCTGGCCTACGGCGGGGCGGTGCTCGTCCTGGCGCTGGCCGCGAAGGGCTACTTCGGCTCGAAACCCCGGCTGCTGATACCGGCCTTCCCGCTGCTGCTGCCGATCGCCGTCGCCCTGGCCCGGCTGCGCCCGGTCCGCACCGCGCTGGTCCTGGGGTCGGCCGGGCTCGCCTCGGCGGTGTACGGGGCCTTCTGGCTGCATGGCTCCGGACCGCCATGA
- a CDS encoding amino acid ABC transporter permease yields the protein MSLTSDPPLDKAAESGAEREDYSALKVVPVRNPLRWAAVAVTAVLVAQFAHGLITNPGWEWDVFADFFTTRTILKAVWITIQLTFYGTALGFALGIVLAFMRLSQSPFLKSVAFTYIWAFRSIPLIVQLLFWFNLTYLYKRLDFGIPFGPGFFSFDTAGLVGAMSAAVLGLALHQAAYAAEIVRGGVLAVDGGQLEAAAALGIPRLRQLRKIVLPQAMRSILPNAANEVISLFKGTSIVSVMAIGELFYQVQVVYGRNGRVVPLLMVATVWYIILTTVLSIAQYYVERRFSRGATR from the coding sequence ATGTCGCTGACGTCCGATCCGCCCCTCGACAAAGCCGCCGAAAGCGGCGCAGAACGCGAGGACTACTCCGCCCTCAAGGTCGTCCCGGTACGCAACCCCTTGCGCTGGGCCGCCGTTGCCGTCACCGCCGTCCTGGTGGCCCAGTTCGCCCACGGCCTGATCACCAACCCCGGCTGGGAGTGGGACGTCTTCGCCGACTTCTTCACCACCCGGACCATCCTCAAGGCGGTCTGGATCACCATCCAGCTCACCTTCTACGGCACCGCGCTCGGCTTCGCCCTCGGGATCGTCCTCGCCTTTATGCGGCTGTCCCAGAGCCCGTTCCTGAAGTCGGTCGCCTTCACCTACATCTGGGCGTTCCGCTCCATCCCGCTCATCGTCCAGCTCCTCTTCTGGTTCAACCTCACCTATCTCTACAAGCGGCTCGACTTCGGCATCCCCTTCGGCCCCGGCTTCTTCTCCTTCGACACCGCGGGGCTGGTCGGCGCGATGAGCGCGGCGGTGCTCGGACTCGCCCTCCACCAGGCGGCCTATGCGGCGGAGATCGTGCGCGGCGGAGTCCTCGCCGTCGACGGCGGACAGCTGGAGGCGGCGGCCGCGCTCGGCATCCCCCGGCTGCGGCAACTGCGCAAGATCGTGCTCCCGCAGGCGATGCGGTCGATCCTGCCGAACGCCGCCAACGAGGTCATCTCGCTCTTCAAGGGCACCTCGATCGTCTCCGTCATGGCGATCGGCGAGCTCTTCTACCAGGTGCAGGTCGTCTACGGACGCAACGGCCGGGTCGTGCCGCTGCTGATGGTCGCGACCGTCTGGTACATCATCCTGACCACCGTGCTCTCGATCGCGCAGTACTACGTCGAGCGCCGCTTCTCACGGGGAGCCACCCGATGA
- a CDS encoding phosphatase PAP2 family protein, producing MRTEDKLPASEERRPDLARPRMTRTRFWLLGTTLAVYAATVIGVLTTSWLVKLDWQIMLFRPYKQWPEFHTFLDYFVVMGQRGPTAVAVAAWLGWCCYRQRTLRPLLALGTSLLLLNATVGAVKIGFGRLGPHYATTVGSNEMWGTGDIFPSGHTANAVVTWGILAYLATTPVARRVASLIAAGFAFGVGMTTVYLGTHWLSDVVLGWAAGVLVLLALPWLEPAMARAEVLLLTLWRRMREGWAPAPVPSGRTVTGTPLATPRAARDDELPAREPVAVIRPGVATGRGPDTRPHHPVRQHTVRSERTPVTPVGSRRPPHADRVARATTPFGPSGASRGRTAAGG from the coding sequence GTGCGTACCGAAGACAAGCTCCCCGCGTCCGAGGAGCGAAGGCCCGATCTCGCGCGACCGCGCATGACCCGAACACGCTTCTGGCTGCTCGGGACCACGCTGGCGGTCTACGCGGCGACCGTGATCGGCGTGCTCACCACCTCATGGCTGGTGAAGCTCGACTGGCAGATCATGCTCTTCCGGCCCTACAAGCAGTGGCCCGAGTTCCACACCTTCCTGGACTACTTCGTGGTCATGGGCCAGCGCGGACCCACCGCGGTGGCCGTCGCCGCCTGGCTGGGATGGTGCTGCTACCGGCAGCGGACCCTGCGCCCGCTGCTGGCGCTGGGCACCTCCCTGCTGCTGCTGAACGCCACCGTGGGCGCGGTGAAGATCGGCTTCGGCCGGCTCGGTCCGCACTACGCGACCACCGTCGGCTCCAATGAGATGTGGGGCACCGGCGATATATTTCCTTCGGGTCACACCGCGAACGCCGTGGTCACCTGGGGGATTCTGGCCTATCTGGCGACCACCCCCGTCGCGCGCCGGGTCGCCTCGCTGATCGCCGCGGGCTTCGCCTTCGGGGTCGGCATGACCACCGTCTACCTCGGCACCCACTGGCTGAGCGATGTGGTGCTGGGCTGGGCCGCCGGAGTGCTGGTGCTGCTGGCGCTGCCGTGGCTGGAGCCGGCCATGGCCCGCGCCGAGGTGCTGCTGCTGACCCTGTGGCGCCGGATGCGCGAGGGCTGGGCGCCCGCGCCGGTGCCGTCCGGCCGGACGGTCACAGGGACCCCGCTGGCCACCCCGCGCGCCGCCCGCGACGACGAGCTGCCCGCCCGCGAGCCGGTGGCCGTGATCCGGCCCGGCGTCGCCACCGGCCGTGGCCCCGACACGCGGCCCCACCACCCGGTCCGCCAGCACACGGTGCGCTCCGAGCGCACCCCGGTCACCCCGGTCGGCAGCCGCCGGCCGCCGCACGCCGACCGGGTGGCACGCGCCACGACGCCCTTCGGCCCGTCCGGCGCCTCCCGCGGCCGGACCGCCGCCGGAGGCTGA
- a CDS encoding MFS transporter, giving the protein MSGTTTARTRRTAGVPRQWRGTEAGGGANRWVVLLVLCVSLLLVAVDATVLHVAVPAVTEDLRPGAMELLWIVDIYPLVCASLLILFGTLGDRVGRRRVLLLGYGLFGAASALAAFAPSPQILIVARALLGVGGAMIMPATLSILRQVFPDRRERALAIGVWSAVAAVGAAVGPLLGGFLVENFWWGSVFLVNLPLMIVALPVGRWLLPESTGDRNGPWDVLGAVMAACGLFCVVFGVKRMGSGADPLDAVTTVPLLFGVVLLVLFVRRQRRRTHPLVDLKLFARPAFSISVGCIVLALLALVGLELIAAQYLQLVLGLTPLETGLRLLPLTFAAMAAGLVGSRMLQWLGPRVMVAIGFALTALAVLSLTAMGQSDRPAVLVGGFIVLGFGLETTLFSAYESMLNEASVGSAGGAAAIGETSYQLGAGIGIALLGSVMNAAYKPGVSAVPGVPASASSDASQSLGAAYKVSDRLGGHAGEALRSAARGAFVHGLHVTLAVSAGLLLVGALAALRLPKAMECATDDEEPAQGPDQRAQGGTDTPARRDRATVAAES; this is encoded by the coding sequence ATGTCCGGGACGACCACGGCCCGCACTCGGCGGACGGCGGGCGTTCCCCGGCAATGGCGCGGCACCGAGGCGGGCGGCGGGGCGAACCGCTGGGTCGTACTCCTCGTGCTCTGCGTCAGCCTGCTGCTTGTCGCCGTGGACGCGACCGTGCTGCATGTCGCGGTCCCCGCCGTGACCGAGGATCTGCGCCCCGGCGCGATGGAACTGCTGTGGATCGTGGACATCTACCCACTGGTCTGCGCCTCGCTGCTGATCCTCTTCGGCACCCTCGGCGACCGTGTCGGCAGACGACGCGTCCTGCTGCTCGGCTACGGGCTCTTCGGCGCCGCCTCCGCGCTCGCCGCCTTCGCTCCCTCCCCCCAGATCCTCATCGTGGCCCGCGCCCTGCTGGGCGTCGGCGGCGCGATGATCATGCCCGCGACGCTGTCGATCCTGCGCCAGGTCTTCCCGGACCGCCGGGAGCGGGCGCTGGCCATCGGCGTCTGGAGCGCGGTCGCCGCCGTGGGCGCGGCGGTCGGTCCGCTGCTCGGCGGCTTCCTGGTGGAGAACTTCTGGTGGGGCTCGGTCTTCCTGGTCAACCTGCCCCTGATGATCGTGGCGCTGCCCGTCGGCCGCTGGCTGCTGCCGGAGTCCACCGGCGACCGGAACGGGCCCTGGGACGTGCTGGGCGCGGTCATGGCCGCGTGCGGGCTGTTCTGCGTCGTCTTCGGCGTCAAGCGGATGGGCAGCGGCGCGGATCCGCTGGACGCCGTGACCACCGTCCCGCTGCTGTTCGGGGTGGTCCTGCTGGTGCTCTTCGTGCGCCGCCAGCGCCGCCGTACGCATCCGCTGGTCGACCTCAAGCTGTTCGCCCGGCCCGCGTTCTCGATCTCCGTCGGCTGTATCGTGCTCGCCCTGCTGGCGCTCGTCGGCCTGGAGCTCATAGCCGCCCAGTACCTCCAGCTCGTGCTCGGGCTCACCCCGCTCGAGACGGGTCTGCGGCTGCTGCCGCTCACCTTCGCCGCCATGGCCGCCGGGCTCGTGGGCTCCCGGATGCTCCAGTGGCTCGGCCCGCGGGTCATGGTCGCGATCGGCTTCGCGCTCACCGCGCTCGCCGTTCTCTCGCTCACCGCCATGGGCCAGTCCGACCGGCCCGCCGTGCTCGTCGGCGGCTTCATCGTCCTGGGTTTCGGCCTGGAGACCACCCTCTTCAGCGCGTACGAGTCGATGCTCAACGAGGCGTCGGTCGGTTCGGCGGGCGGCGCGGCCGCCATCGGCGAGACCTCGTACCAGCTCGGCGCCGGTATCGGCATAGCCCTCCTCGGCAGCGTGATGAACGCCGCCTACAAGCCCGGCGTCTCCGCGGTGCCCGGCGTCCCCGCCTCGGCCAGCTCCGACGCGAGCCAGTCGCTGGGCGCCGCGTACAAGGTCTCCGACCGGCTCGGCGGCCACGCCGGAGAGGCCCTGCGCTCGGCCGCCCGCGGCGCCTTCGTCCACGGTCTGCATGTCACGCTCGCGGTCAGCGCCGGTCTGCTGCTGGTCGGCGCGCTCGCCGCCCTGCGGCTGCCCAAGGCCATGGAGTGCGCCACCGACGACGAGGAGCCCGCCCAGGGCCCCGACCAGCGCGCACAGGGCGGTACGGACACCCCGGCCCGGCGCGACCGCGCCACCGTCGCCGCCGAGTCCTGA